Proteins encoded in a region of the Augochlora pura isolate Apur16 chromosome 4, APUR_v2.2.1, whole genome shotgun sequence genome:
- the L(1)g0196 gene encoding inositol hexakisphosphate and diphosphoinositol-pentakisphosphate kinase isoform X4: MNKSTKLSIKLLLLYINLKLQINSLIVNSFTSQLSCFSFLNELCPDMSYTELEHGYQGLRNASRPIFYVGDLNTVQPNLVGSVASSVYRSSKRAELSDGCSNDDGCMGGSDLEGEGKQVLVGVCAMAKKSQSKPMKEILTRLEEFEYIKIVVFPEEVILKEFVEDWPIVDCLISFHSKGFPLDKAINYANLRSPFIINNLPMQYDIQDRRRVYAILSNEGIEIPRYAVLDRDSSDPKHHELVESEDHVEVNGVTFNKPFVEKPVSAEDHNIYIYYPTSAGGGSQRLFRKIGSRSSVYSPESRVRKTGSYIYEDFMPTDGTDVKVYTVGPDYAHAEARKSPALDGKVERDSEGKEIRYPVILSNAEKLISRKVCLAFKQTVCGFDLLRANGQSFVCDVNGFSFVKNSNKYYDDCAKILGNMILRELAPTLHIPWSVPFQLDDPPIVPTTFGKMMELRCVVAVIRHGDRTPKQKMKVEVRHPKFFEIFAKYDGYKHGHIKLKRPKQLQEILDTARSLLAEIQHRAAGPELEEKQGKLEQLKSVLEMYGHFSGINRKVQMKYQPRGRPRGSSSDDDRLGEPSLVLILKWGGELTPAGRIQAEELGRIFRCMYPGGQEEDSEMLPNHGDYAGAQGLGLLRLHSTFRHDLKIYASDEGRVQMTAAAFAKGLLALEGELTPILVQMVKSANTNGLLDNDCDSSKYQNMVKTKLHELLQQDRDFTREDREQINPGNALSINAALDFVKNPVRCCQHVHILIQKLMDIVRIKKDDLKTKDAILYHGETWELMGRRWGKIEKDFCTKNKRFDISKIPDIYDCIKYDLQHNNHTLQFEHAEELYIYSKYLADIVIPQEYGLTVQEKLTIGQGICTPLLKKIRADLQRNIEESGEETVNRLNPRYSHGVSSPGRHVRTRLYFTSESHVHSLLTVLRYGGLLDVVTDEQWSRAMEYVSMVSELNYMSQIVVMLYEDPTKDPSSEERFHVELHFSPGVNCCVQKNLPPGPGFRPHSRNESSHNIGESGGGSTQDTISQCSARIEEEDVELTISDDDFMNPPVQPNTPPLMMETDTADSIMDSPTTSRAVDMMDLDPNMMDEPFDSGFLQSSAPIPISARTVAGHEAARLGSQLAASQRQRRDTERGGIVEPRARSYDHQRQDKPEKAADKLQYQSLDAVNKEENKHGIKCRVEMSSQALLYVPPMGKFALPHSYSSPELPVPPIETSTSTPLVTLHNTPLVSPNSRAPDITNIVVPVPTIRLPTCLDNNPEEADSRLRFQSKKHGRSHIDTILPCMACELTSSIRSGSCNSSLTKSSRLLSHRERITGTARAQVQLGKRSRSLSPYLPRCLCYNCNVSELILRSKDLPPMERSNFDTYFARSLSHKFFNCSCYSSNLYQGESNCSSCSISSNDSYTKLGWCTEPQQGQSNPTSFNCSMLVAGELSTRKHPLFKRRQKWRFDKEAVRRTCGGGSAFENVRRSIGTMSCPNLNNFLLDDSVCSMENFSANCSLVRKCWSCTNVTLQWGSSLVDVPDRVSTLCHSSSVHGSDIHGDHDTPPRDSNHRSKCPRVPFSRLQPQRSFSSPDTRPSIIQPDPTCTARRHRHSISGQMSYFKLLGYNINKKLTGSANSLFSTAVISGSSSAPNLKDMVPPHASAVAAIEGFGGVPPIRPLETLHNALSLRQLDSFLEMMTTAPLFRTPASSPPKYPSPGGSTHESVNPSLSVGGINCEYHSSDLEAVRYHKRKLNKPPLYITAAPIQYKSSNDGEPCDIRNQLSPTSPNSTGWSSEPQSFVSSEPSSPAPTSTGECSMSISLISNEGAQSLNTGPKYPTTPCLDVDFNDFCMNIDQEHRESRGSVSYTDYYSNEDGQIRKCAFGTSFGSNLQRMIRTDDLPIDNMDDDEERTITLKQTEEQKKQDVKRIFEQQEKSRSKPSTSCKKIGRFLVESMDIVDEDVRIKEPDVFDKAKPSTSQKTEFSNTDRAQRSRDTGAEKTSSSNSYKRKNFSRSQSVSTPEVIVPSTEANRSYKCMSKLSSLSNMADKNLEEWKQILLDAKPPSGPLTSEEESILTVTSSLTNSSSVTIGFNVHEENRE; this comes from the exons gCCGAACTGTCGGACGGGTGTAGTAATGATGACGGGTGTATGGGTGGCAGTGATTTGGAAGGAGAAGGAAAGCAAGTGTTGGTTGGAGTCTGTGCAATGGCAAAGAAGTCGCAGAGTAAACcgatgaaagaaatattgacAAGACTAGAAGAATttgaatacataaaaatagtGGTATTCCCTGAAGAAGTGATTTTGAAG GAATTTGTAGAAGATTGGCCAATCGTTGACTGTTTAATAAGTTTCCATAGTAAAGGCTTTCCACTTGACAAAGCTATAAATTATGCTAATCTTCGAAGTCCTTTCATTATCAATAATCTACCGATGCAATATGATATTCAG GATCGCAGGAGAGTTTATGCTATTCTAAGTAACGAAGGCATCGAGATTCCGAGATATGCTGTTCTAGATAGAGATTCATCTGATCCGAAAC atcATGAACTGGTGGAGTCTGAGGATCATGTGGAGGTCAATGGTGTCACATTTAACAAACCATTCGTGGAAAAACCAGTGTCAGCCGAAGatcataatatttacatttattatccTACATCTGCAGGTGGAGGCAGTCAGAGATTATTCAGAAAG ATTGGAAGTCGTAGTAGCGTGTACTCGCCAGAATCCCGAGTACGTAAAACTGGTTCTTACATttatgaagattttatgcCCACTGATGGGACGGACGTTAAAGTTTACACGGTGGGGCCGGACTATGCACACGCCGAGGCCCGGAAAAGTCCTGCGTTAGACGGCAAAGTAGAAAGAGACTcggaaggaaaagaaattcgGTATCCTGTTATATTAAGTAACGCTGAGAAACTGATAAGTAGGAAAGTATGTTTAGCTTTCAAGCAAACGGTTTGCGGCTTTGATTTGCTTAG AGCCAACGGCCAATCGTTCGTCTGCGATGTGAATGGTTTCAGTTTTGtcaaaaattcaaacaaatattACGACGATTGTGCAAAGATTTTGGGAAATATGATTCTCAGAGAATTAGCACCTACCTTGCATATTCCGTGGAGTGTTCCGTTTCAGTTGGATGATCCACCAATCGTACCCACGACATTTGGAAAGAT GATGGAATTACGTTGCGTTGTCGCTGTCATAAGACACGGGGATAGAACTCCAAAACAAAAAATGAAGGTGGAAGTTCGTCATCCAAA ATTCTTTgagatatttgcaaaatatgaCGGGTACAAGCATGGTCACATCAAATTGAAACGACCTAAACAGTTGCAAGAGATATTAGACACTGCCAGGAGTCTACTGGCCGAAATACAGCACAGGGCCGCAGGACCAGAATTGGAAGAAAAGCAAGGAAAACTGGAACAATTGAAAAGCGTGTTGGAAAT GTATGGTCACTTCTCAGGAATTAACCGTAAAGTACAAATGAAGTATCAACCAAGGGGACGACCGAGAGGAAGTTCCTCGGATGATG ATCGGCTAGGGGAACCGTCGCTTGTACTTATTTTGAAATGGGGCGGTGAATTAACACCCGCTGGTCGGATTCAAGCGGAGGAATTAGGAAGAATATTTCGCTGCATGTATCCCGGTGGTCAAG aggAAGACTCAGAGATGTTACCAAACCACG GTGATTATGCTGGTGCTCAAGGTTTGGGTCTGCTACGACTTCATTCAACGTTCCGTCACGATCTGAAGATCTATGCAAGCGACGAGGGAAGGGTTCAGATGACTGCAGCAGCCTTCGCGAAAGGTTTACTCGCTCTGGAGGGCGAATTGACACCCATTTTGGTCCAAATGGTCAAAAGCGCAAATACTAATGGTCTCCTGGATAATGATTGCGACAGTAGTAAATACCAGAACAT GGTGAAGACGAAACTTCACGAACTGTTGCAACAGGACAGAGACTTTACTCGTGAGGACAGGGAGCAAATAAATCCTGGAAACGCGTTGAGTATCAATGCAGCCTTGGATTTCGTTAAGAATCCTGTTCGATGCTGTCAACATGTACATATTTTGATTCAGAAGCTGATGGACATTGTAAGAATTAAGAAAGATGATTTGAAAACGAAAg ATGCGATTCTTTATCACGGTGAGACCTGGGAGTTAATGGGTCGTCGATGGGGAAAGATCGAAAAGGATTTTTGTACCAAGAACAAGAGATTCGATATATCAAAAATACCTGATATTTACGATTGCATCAAGTATGATTTGCAACATAATAACCATACGTTGCAATTCGAGCACGCAGAAGAACTGTATATCTACTCGAAATATCTGGCGGACATTGTTATACCACAG GAGTATGGATTAACTGTGCAAGAAAAGCTAACTATAGGTCAAGGTATTTGTACGCCGCTTTTAAAGAAGATCAGAGCCGATTTACAAAGAAACATTGAAGAGTCTGGAGAAGAAACGGTGAATCGACTTAATCCAAG ataTTCTCATGGTGTTTCGAGTCCAGGCCGACACGTGCGCACCAGATTATATTTCACAAGCGAGAGTCATGTGCACTCTTTACTAACAGTATTACGTTACGGCGGTTTGCTCGAT GTGGTAACAGACGAACAATGGAGTCGAGCCATGGAATATGTTAGCATGGTATCTGAATTGAATTACATGTCGCAAATCGTAGTCATGTTATACGAAGATCCAACCAAGGATCCCAGCAGCGAAGAACGTTTCCATGTTGAGTTGCATTTTAGTCCTGGCGTAAATTGTTGCGTACAGAAAAATTTACCGCCAGGGCCAGGGTTCAGGCCTCATTCAAGAAACGAGAGTAGTCACAATATA GGCGAAAGTGGGGGCGGATCTACGCAAGATACCATTTCCCAATGCAGTGCACggatagaagaagaagatgttGAATTGACAATTTCAGATGACGATTTCATGAATCCACCAGTTCAACCT aatACTCCCCCACTAATGATGGAAACCGACACTGCTGATTCGATTATGGATAGTCCAACAACCAGCAGAGCTGTCGACATGATGGACCTGGATCCTAACATGATGGACGAACCATTTGACAGTGGTTTTTTGCAGAGCTCCGCGCCTATTCCAATAAG tGCTAGAACTGTGGCAGGTCACGAAGCAGCTAGACTTGGTAGCCAGTTGGCTGCCAGTCAACGTCAACGACGTGACACAGAGAGGGGTGGGATCGTGGAGCCACGTGCACGTAGTTACGATCATCAGAGACAAGATAAACCTGAAAAAG CTGCGGACAAGCTGCAGTATCAGAGCTTGGACGCGGTCAACAAGGAAG AGAACAAGCATGGGATAAAGTGCCGCGTAGAGATGTCTAGCCAGGCTTTGCTCTATGTACCGCCTATGGGAAAGTTCGCTTTGCCGCACTCCTACAGCTCACCGGAGTTACCTGTTCCTCCAATCGAAACCTCCACTTCGACACCTTTGGTGACTTTACACAATACCCCTCTAGTTTCACCGAACAGCAGAGCCCCGGATATCACGAATATCGTGGTCCCGGTCCCCACGATTCGTCTCCCGACATGTCTCGATAACAATCCCGAAGAGGCTGATTCTCGTCTACGTTTTCAAAGTAAGAAACACGGTCGTTCCCACATAGATACAATTCTCCCATGTATGGCTTGCGAGTTGACCAGTTCTATAAGGTCTGGCTCGTGTAACAGTTCGTTGACAAAGTCTTCTCGTTTGTTGTCCCATCGTGAAAGGATCACAGGGACAGCGAGAGCTCAGGTCCAGCTCGGCAAACGGTCTCGTTCGTTGTCTCCCTATTTACCCAGGTGTCTCTGCTACAATTGTAACGTGTCAGAGCTGATCTTGAGAAGTAAGGACCTGCCACCCATGGAACGTTCGAATTTTGATACATACTTTGCTCGTTCATTGTCTCACAAGTTCTTTAACTGCTCTTGCTATTCGAGCAACCTGTATCAGGGCGAATCAAATTGCTCCTCTTGTAGCATCTCCTCCAACGACAGCTATACGAAACTAGGCTGGTGCACCGAGCCGCAACAAGGACAATCCAATCCAACATCTTTTAATTGTTCCATGTTAGTGGCCGGTGAACTTTCCACGCGTAAACATCCCTTGTTCAAGAGAAGACAGAAGTGGAGGTTCGACAAGGAAGCTGTTAGGAGAACGTGCGGTGGTGGCTCTGCTTTTGAGAACGTTCGTCGATCAATTGGAACTATGTCGTGTcccaatttaaataactttctgCTCGATGATTCGGTTTGCTCGATGGAGAATTTCTCAGCCAATTGTTCCTTGGTACGCAAATGTTGGTCTTGTACAAATGTGACTCTCCAATGGGGCAGTAGCCTAGTAGATGTACCTGACCGTGTTAGTACGCTTTGCCATTCGTCCTCTGTGCACGGTAGCGATATTCATGGTGATCATGATACCCCTCCGCGCGATTCTAACCATCGTTCCAAGTGTCCACGTGTACCGTTTTCCCGACTCCAGCCTCAAAGATCCTTCTCGTCTCCAGACACACGACCTTCGATCATTCAACCTGACCCTACCTGCACAGCAAGGCGCCACCGTCACAGTATCTCCGGACAGATGAGTTATTTCAAGCTGTTGGGCTACAACATCAACAAGAAGCTAACAGGATCGGCCAACAGTCTCTTCAGCACCGCGGTTATCAGTGGATCCTCGAGTGCTCCAAATTTGAAGGACATGGTGCCACCCCATGCATCCGCTGTTGCCG CGATAGAAGGTTTCGGTGGTGTGCCACCTATAAGACCATTGGAGACGCTTCACAATGCGTTGTCTCTTCGTCAGTTGGACTCCTTTTTAGAAATGATGACCACAGCTCCTCTATTTCGCACGCCTGCCTCGTCACCGCCGAAATATCCATCACCCGGTGGATCCACTCACGAGTCCGTTAATCCCAGTCTCAGTGTCGGAGGAATCAATTGCGAGTACCACTCTTCCGACTTGGAAGCTGTCAGGTATcataagagaaaattaaataagccACCTTT ATACATTACCGCAGCTCCTATACAATACAAGTCTTCGAATGATGGAGAACCATGCGACATAAGGAACCAACTGTCGCCAACCAGTCCAAACA GTACTGGTTGGAGTAGCGAACCACAGTCGTTCGTATCATCGGAACCGTCATCTCCAGCTCCAACTTCCACGGGAGAATGCAGCATGTCTATAAGTTTAATCAGCAACGAAGG AGCGCAATCGCTTAACACAGGCCCTAAATATCCAACGACTCCTTGTCTGGACGTAGATTTCAACGACTTTTGCATGAACATTGATCAAGAGCATAGGGAGAGTCGCGGCAGCGTATCGTACACAGACTATTATAGCAACGAGGATGGACAGATACGAAAGTGCGCTTTTGGAACCAGCTTTGGTAGCAATCTACAGAGAATGATACGAACCGATGATCTCCCTATCGACAATATGGACGATGACGAGGAGCGTACGATAACGTTGAAGCAAACCGAAGAGCAAAAGAAGCAGGACGTTAAGCGAATATTTGAGCAACAGGAAAAGTCACGGTCAAAACCTAGCACCAGCTGCAAAAAGATTGGAAG gTTTTTAGTTGAAAGCATGGACATAGTGGACGAAGATGTCAGGATCAAGGAGCCGGACGTTTTCGACAAAGCGAAGCCATCTACCTCTCAGAAAACTGAATTCTCGAATACCGATAGAGCTCAGAGAAGCAGGGACACCGGCGCAGAAAAGACTTCTTCGTCGAACAGTTACAAGAGAAAGAATTTCTCTCGGTCGCAGAGCGTTTCGACTCCAGAAGTTATCGTTCCAAGTACCGAGGCGAATCGGAGTTACAAATGCATGTCGAAACTGAGCTCGTTGTCGAACATGGCGGATAAGAATTTGGAAGAATGGAAACAGATTTTGCTCGACGCGAAGCCCCCTTCCGGACCCTTGACGAGCGAAGAAGAGTCTATACTAACCGTGACAAGCAGCTTAACGAATAGCTCCAGCGTGACTATAGGTTTCAATGTCCATGAAGAAAACAGAGAATAA